From Spartinivicinus ruber, the proteins below share one genomic window:
- a CDS encoding enoyl-CoA hydratase produces the protein MPDLVIVNQHEQLLRLKINRPDKKNALTNQMYSTLAEALVNANQNNEIRVVVIEGNPQCFTSGNDIHDFMQRPPTGTNSPVFHFLQALVELEKPLIAAVDGPAVGIGTTMLLHCDFVYVGDNAQLQMPFVKLALCPEGGATWLLPRLVGHRKAAELLLTSKKFGSEEAVSLGIASAQVPSAQLVDHAVDQANQLAALAPGAVQLSKRLLKQPIKEKLIEVMKQEGAEFIKRLSSPEAAEAMKAFLQKRPADFSQF, from the coding sequence GTGCCTGATTTAGTGATAGTTAACCAACACGAGCAGCTACTGCGGTTAAAAATCAACCGTCCAGACAAAAAGAATGCGTTAACCAACCAAATGTATAGCACTTTGGCAGAGGCATTGGTTAATGCTAATCAAAACAACGAGATACGAGTTGTGGTTATTGAAGGGAATCCACAGTGTTTTACCAGTGGTAATGACATCCATGACTTTATGCAACGTCCCCCAACTGGTACTAACAGCCCAGTGTTTCACTTTTTGCAGGCCTTAGTTGAGCTAGAAAAGCCCCTGATTGCCGCCGTTGATGGTCCAGCGGTAGGGATTGGTACTACTATGCTGCTGCACTGCGACTTTGTTTATGTAGGCGACAATGCCCAACTACAAATGCCCTTTGTGAAACTAGCCTTATGCCCAGAAGGTGGAGCAACCTGGCTATTACCGCGGCTGGTTGGGCATCGAAAAGCAGCTGAACTATTATTAACCAGCAAAAAGTTTGGCTCAGAAGAAGCTGTAAGCCTAGGCATTGCCAGTGCCCAGGTTCCTTCAGCTCAATTAGTTGACCACGCAGTTGATCAAGCCAATCAATTAGCAGCACTTGCCCCTGGTGCAGTGCAATTAAGCAAACGACTGTTGAAGCAACCCATCAAAGAAAAGCTTATTGAAGTAATGAAACAGGAAGGTGCAGAATTTATTAAACGACTGAGTTCGCCTGAAGCAGCCGAAGCCATGAAAGCATTTTTGCAAAAACGACCAGCGGATTTTAGTCAGTTTTAG
- a CDS encoding NAD(P)/FAD-dependent oxidoreductase, with translation MKSVIIIGAGINGLMTAYEFNRAGWHVTVVDQGSIPNPKSASHGLHRLIHPYTPNKPERVNATKKALNMWHNLWGVLGQTHFYKTGVVLLEKQDVPWLTASYKLSFDDACKLMPILSGSTKASAYLFPEYGVLMASQILQDLVTLLAKLGVSIRSNQKVQTINSTTATVATITGEKFSADFVVITAGIGTSALLGQMNHWEGLSQQNFATKRCFVLYAELPTTLIPVRSYMPAWTFPAYNDLWGIPLILDIPLKLGCGSLTHTVDTNDLPINENHLVSQFIMHFKEFFPNCSQIKPKLLAYNHRTQGPTDMAQVFRNDLCYLVSACSGIGFKYAPLTAKTVVDYIDA, from the coding sequence ATGAAATCAGTTATCATTATTGGTGCTGGTATTAATGGTCTAATGACAGCATATGAGTTTAATAGAGCAGGATGGCACGTTACTGTTGTCGATCAAGGCTCTATTCCAAATCCAAAGTCAGCATCCCATGGTCTACATCGCCTTATACACCCCTATACACCTAATAAACCAGAAAGAGTTAACGCTACCAAAAAAGCACTCAACATGTGGCATAACTTATGGGGTGTGCTTGGTCAAACTCATTTTTACAAAACGGGTGTAGTCTTATTAGAAAAGCAAGATGTCCCTTGGCTAACAGCTTCGTATAAACTAAGCTTTGATGATGCTTGCAAGCTAATGCCTATATTATCAGGTAGTACAAAGGCATCTGCTTATTTATTCCCTGAATATGGAGTCTTAATGGCAAGCCAAATTCTTCAAGATCTTGTCACCCTTTTGGCTAAACTGGGGGTTTCTATACGCTCAAACCAAAAAGTACAAACAATAAATAGTACTACAGCTACTGTTGCAACAATAACAGGAGAAAAATTTTCAGCGGACTTTGTTGTTATCACAGCTGGTATAGGAACAAGTGCCTTACTTGGTCAAATGAATCACTGGGAAGGACTCTCACAACAAAACTTTGCCACTAAACGCTGTTTTGTGCTTTACGCTGAACTGCCAACAACGCTTATTCCAGTAAGGTCTTATATGCCTGCCTGGACCTTCCCTGCTTATAATGATTTATGGGGTATACCACTAATACTAGATATCCCCCTAAAACTTGGTTGTGGCAGCTTAACCCATACCGTTGATACAAATGATCTCCCTATAAATGAAAATCATCTCGTTAGCCAGTTTATCATGCATTTCAAAGAGTTCTTTCCTAACTGCTCTCAAATAAAACCTAAACTGCTTGCTTACAATCACAGGACACAAGGCCCAACAGATATGGCACAAGTGTTTCGTAATGATCTCTGTTACCTTGTTTCAGCCTGCTCAGGGATTGGTTTTAAATACGCCCCACTAACGGCTAAGACAGTTGTAGATTACATCGATGCTTAA
- a CDS encoding L,D-transpeptidase family protein, translating into MLYIAILISFFISSSVGASFYFGKPVWYSYYISVVGVRTVKDVIDHYQEDVQGRLKPYLDRAGFKELPTALTLLGIKNEKKLELWGQNLAGEWLFIRNFPVLAASGKAGPKLREGDKQVPEGVYKVVGFNPNSRFHLSMKINYPNSFDLKYAKLEGRHRPGGNIFIHGKAASIGCLAIGDRAIEELFVLSALVGKENIRVIIAPSDPRKSQLKVNRPLPWWTNKLYQQISTEFTEFVPQAYIALD; encoded by the coding sequence ATGTTATACATAGCCATATTGATATCGTTTTTTATTTCTTCTAGTGTTGGGGCTTCATTTTATTTCGGTAAACCTGTTTGGTACTCTTACTATATTAGTGTTGTTGGGGTGCGAACGGTTAAGGATGTGATTGATCACTATCAAGAGGATGTACAAGGCCGACTAAAGCCCTATCTGGATCGGGCAGGTTTCAAAGAGTTACCAACAGCCTTAACTCTATTAGGAATTAAAAATGAAAAAAAGCTTGAATTATGGGGGCAAAACCTAGCCGGTGAGTGGCTGTTTATTCGAAATTTTCCTGTGCTGGCAGCCAGTGGCAAAGCTGGACCTAAATTACGGGAAGGGGATAAACAAGTCCCTGAGGGGGTTTATAAAGTCGTTGGCTTTAATCCCAATAGCCGTTTCCACCTTTCTATGAAAATTAATTACCCCAATTCCTTTGATTTGAAATATGCTAAGTTGGAAGGTCGGCATCGGCCGGGTGGCAATATTTTTATTCATGGTAAGGCGGCGTCGATAGGTTGTTTGGCTATCGGTGATCGGGCAATAGAAGAGTTATTTGTGTTGTCTGCATTGGTGGGTAAAGAAAATATTAGAGTGATCATTGCGCCTTCAGATCCGAGAAAAAGCCAGTTGAAAGTAAATAGACCACTTCCTTGGTGGACAAATAAATTATATCAGCAAATTAGTACAGAATTTACTGAGTTTGTGCCACAAGCCTATATAGCCTTGGATTAA
- a CDS encoding late competence development ComFB family protein, protein MALQEEFHNYYEHLVVDYILDRYQRDPTLTEYLPDIACVALNHLPPRYIHYDIDMAYYLSPDERVEMEAKVKKAVDDAVLFVRVRRSKEAEL, encoded by the coding sequence ATGGCTTTACAAGAAGAGTTCCATAATTATTACGAGCATTTGGTCGTAGACTATATTCTCGATAGATACCAACGCGATCCAACGCTTACTGAGTATTTGCCGGATATTGCTTGTGTAGCATTAAACCACCTGCCACCACGTTATATTCATTACGATATTGATATGGCCTATTACTTATCTCCTGACGAACGGGTTGAGATGGAAGCAAAAGTAAAAAAAGCAGTGGATGATGCAGTGTTATTTGTCAGAGTAAGAAGGAGTAAAGAAGCAGAATTGTGA
- a CDS encoding metal-dependent hydrolase, with product MANFNTHINVAATCGGVVAITGLGEGILSISQALIAWVLISIGGILPDVDSDHAKPVKALFTALAAGAVVLVVTHMQPMPPTPVLLVVGISVYLVVRILGYKVFAQFSAHRGIYHSLLAGALFMAATIVLCHQVLSTNAILAWGSGVAIALGFLIHLVLDEIYSVDLVGVRIKRSFGTAIKPIDFRNPLNSLVMAGIVVGLFFLAPSPEPFAKWFSNQWLGRLI from the coding sequence ATGGCGAATTTTAATACACATATTAATGTGGCAGCAACTTGCGGTGGTGTTGTTGCTATTACGGGTTTGGGTGAAGGCATTTTAAGTATTTCACAAGCATTGATTGCTTGGGTGTTAATTTCTATTGGAGGAATTTTGCCTGATGTGGACTCTGATCATGCCAAACCAGTAAAAGCTTTATTTACTGCATTAGCTGCTGGGGCTGTGGTTTTAGTAGTGACGCATATGCAGCCTATGCCGCCAACACCGGTTTTGTTAGTGGTTGGGATATCGGTTTATTTGGTAGTGCGAATATTGGGGTATAAGGTATTTGCTCAATTTAGTGCCCATCGTGGTATTTACCATTCGCTGTTAGCGGGTGCCTTATTTATGGCGGCAACAATTGTCTTATGTCACCAAGTATTGTCGACTAATGCAATATTGGCTTGGGGTAGTGGGGTAGCCATTGCGTTGGGCTTTTTGATTCACTTGGTTTTGGATGAGATTTATAGCGTTGACTTGGTAGGGGTTCGAATAAAGCGCTCGTTTGGTACTGCAATTAAACCAATTGATTTTAGAAACCCACTTAACTCATTAGTGATGGCAGGTATTGTCGTGGGGTTGTTTTTTCTTGCTCCATCACCAGAACCATTTGCCAAGTGGTTTAGTAATCAATGGCTAGGCCGTTTAATATAG
- a CDS encoding fumarate hydratase: MTVIRQDDFIDSMADALQFISYYHPIDFIQAVHEAYQKEESQAAKDAMAQILINSRMCAEGKRPICQDTGIVTVFLKIGMNVQWDAKLSVEDMVNEGVRRAYTHPDNVLRASILADPAGKRANTKDNTPAVIHMQVVPGDTVEVHVAAKGGGSENKTKMVMLNPSDSIVDWVVKTVPTMGAGWCPPGMLGIGIGGTAEKAAVLAKESLMDPIDIHDLRSRGPQNRVEELRLEIMDAVNKLGIGAQGLGGLTTVLDVKIKDYPTHAASLPVCMIPNCAATRHAHFELKGDGPALQTPPSIDNWPDITWDVGPNARRVDLNSITHEEVQSWQPGETVLLSGKMLTGRDAAHKKMVEMIANDEPLPVDLKNRFIYYVGPVDPVREEVVGPAGPTTSTRMDKFTHTMLETTGLLGMIGKAERGQVAIDAIKQFGAVYLMAVGGAAYLVSKAVKEANVVAFPELGMEAIYEFDVKDMPVTVAVDSKGTSVHQTGPQEWQAKIMRAEPVEVQ; the protein is encoded by the coding sequence ATGACTGTAATTCGCCAAGATGACTTTATCGATAGCATGGCTGATGCCTTGCAGTTTATTTCTTACTATCACCCCATTGATTTTATTCAAGCTGTGCATGAGGCCTATCAAAAGGAAGAGTCTCAAGCAGCTAAGGATGCTATGGCACAAATTCTGATTAATTCCAGAATGTGTGCTGAAGGAAAACGCCCTATTTGCCAGGACACAGGGATTGTCACCGTGTTTTTGAAAATCGGTATGAATGTGCAATGGGACGCGAAGTTAAGTGTTGAAGATATGGTGAATGAAGGGGTGCGCCGTGCTTACACTCACCCTGATAACGTATTGCGAGCTTCTATTCTGGCGGACCCAGCAGGCAAGCGAGCCAATACCAAAGATAACACCCCTGCGGTTATTCATATGCAGGTAGTGCCGGGTGATACGGTAGAAGTTCATGTTGCAGCAAAAGGTGGCGGCTCTGAAAACAAAACTAAAATGGTGATGTTAAATCCAAGTGACAGTATTGTTGATTGGGTGGTGAAAACCGTGCCGACTATGGGAGCAGGCTGGTGTCCGCCAGGTATGCTGGGCATTGGTATTGGTGGCACAGCAGAAAAAGCCGCTGTTTTAGCTAAAGAATCCTTAATGGATCCTATTGATATTCATGACTTACGTTCCCGAGGCCCACAAAATCGGGTTGAAGAGTTGCGCCTGGAAATTATGGATGCAGTCAATAAATTAGGTATTGGTGCCCAAGGGCTAGGTGGTTTGACCACGGTTTTAGATGTCAAAATTAAAGACTACCCTACTCATGCGGCGTCGCTCCCTGTTTGTATGATCCCTAACTGTGCTGCTACTCGCCATGCCCATTTTGAGCTGAAAGGCGATGGCCCTGCATTGCAGACACCACCCAGCATTGATAACTGGCCAGATATTACCTGGGATGTTGGCCCAAATGCTCGCCGAGTTGATTTAAACAGTATTACTCATGAAGAAGTCCAAAGCTGGCAACCTGGGGAAACGGTATTGTTGTCTGGCAAAATGCTGACTGGCCGGGATGCGGCACATAAGAAAATGGTTGAAATGATAGCCAATGATGAGCCGTTACCGGTTGATTTAAAAAATCGTTTTATTTACTACGTCGGTCCAGTTGATCCAGTGCGCGAAGAAGTGGTTGGCCCTGCAGGTCCTACTACTTCAACCAGAATGGATAAATTTACCCATACTATGCTGGAAACCACTGGGTTGCTAGGGATGATTGGTAAAGCCGAACGTGGCCAAGTGGCTATTGATGCAATTAAACAATTTGGGGCTGTTTATTTGATGGCTGTGGGTGGTGCGGCTTATTTAGTATCGAAGGCAGTTAAAGAAGCCAACGTGGTTGCCTTCCCAGAGCTGGGTATGGAGGCAATTTATGAATTTGATGTTAAAGATATGCCAGTAACTGTGGCGGTAGATAGCAAAGGGACTTCAGTACATCAAACTGGCCCTCAGGAATGGCAGGCGAAAATTATGCGAGCTGAGCCAGTGGAAGTTCAATAA
- a CDS encoding NAD(P)-dependent oxidoreductase, whose translation MQEKINLAEANITDSESYHFDDLHPPLSTLEAKTESAQCLFCYDAPCIEACPTGINIPSFIRKISANNPIGAAKTILQENILGGSCARVCPTETLCQQACVRNKEPECQPVQIGLLQRYAVDSLAGDPYPFSRQPTTNKQVAIVGAGPAGLACAHQLAQQGHRIDLFEAKAKPGGLNEYGIAGYKLINDYAQQEIDKILAIGGIQLHTNLTMGVDFHLHELQDSYDAVFLAIGLASSRKLGVESEDHPQVIDAIEYIEKIRQQKLTELPTNKTAVIIGGGNTAIDIAVQLKKLGAKDVTVAYRRGRAQMGATEKEQQLALLHGVKILPWVKPAKIIADKKQLLAIELEHTQLVNDRLQGKGEHLILPTDFVFKAIGQSLADTAFSHNSSHVKDKKVCLEYEQEKIKVLSNYQTSLDKVFAGGDCINLGEDLTVTAVQQGKQAAQAIHHYLTAKVGK comes from the coding sequence ATGCAAGAAAAAATCAACTTAGCAGAGGCAAACATTACTGATAGTGAAAGCTATCATTTTGATGATTTGCATCCTCCGTTATCTACATTAGAAGCAAAAACCGAATCAGCTCAGTGTTTATTTTGTTACGATGCACCTTGTATTGAGGCTTGCCCGACGGGGATTAATATTCCCAGCTTTATTCGAAAAATAAGCGCTAACAACCCAATTGGTGCCGCTAAAACCATTTTACAAGAGAATATATTAGGTGGTAGTTGTGCACGAGTGTGTCCCACTGAAACCTTATGTCAGCAAGCTTGTGTGAGAAATAAAGAGCCAGAATGCCAGCCAGTACAAATTGGCTTATTACAACGTTATGCAGTCGATAGTTTAGCAGGTGATCCCTACCCTTTTAGTCGCCAACCAACTACCAACAAACAAGTTGCCATTGTTGGCGCAGGCCCTGCGGGTTTGGCTTGTGCTCATCAACTTGCTCAACAAGGACATAGAATTGATTTATTTGAAGCCAAAGCCAAACCTGGCGGTCTTAATGAATACGGTATTGCTGGCTATAAATTAATTAATGATTATGCTCAGCAAGAAATCGATAAAATTCTCGCAATTGGGGGTATTCAACTCCACACAAATTTAACCATGGGAGTTGACTTTCACCTTCACGAACTACAAGACAGTTACGATGCTGTTTTTTTAGCAATTGGTTTAGCTAGTAGCCGTAAGCTTGGTGTAGAAAGTGAAGATCACCCTCAAGTAATCGATGCTATTGAATATATCGAAAAAATTCGCCAACAAAAACTAACAGAACTCCCCACCAATAAAACTGCAGTCATTATTGGCGGAGGTAATACTGCCATTGACATTGCCGTACAGTTAAAAAAGCTGGGGGCCAAAGATGTAACGGTAGCTTATCGCCGAGGTCGAGCACAAATGGGGGCTACAGAAAAAGAGCAGCAACTTGCACTATTACATGGGGTTAAAATTTTACCCTGGGTTAAACCTGCCAAAATTATTGCTGATAAAAAGCAACTACTCGCTATTGAACTTGAACATACTCAGCTAGTAAACGACAGGTTGCAAGGTAAAGGCGAGCATTTAATTTTACCGACTGATTTTGTATTTAAAGCGATTGGCCAATCGTTAGCAGATACGGCATTTAGTCATAACTCCTCCCATGTAAAAGATAAAAAAGTATGCTTAGAGTATGAACAGGAAAAAATAAAAGTACTTAGTAATTACCAAACTTCGCTTGATAAAGTATTTGCAGGTGGTGACTGTATCAATCTAGGTGAAGACCTAACAGTAACTGCAGTACAACAAGGCAAACAAGCAGCACAAGCCATTCACCATTATTTAACAGCCAAGGTGGGAAAATAA
- a CDS encoding LysR family transcriptional regulator, translating into MPNHLPVNLMDMLNLAKIIQQDGFAVGSNLSEKNSAVVEAIELLEKSLNLQLHEPGSTTLQLTAVGERVLESSQRILAELEGLEQHLAHQPNNLIGNISVSAPADIGRQCICLLLEQFSNKHPEVSVELLVNDPIGNINWSNVDLIICIGPQSDSRLKALKVAPNQQIICAAPAYIESHGNPQTPYDLLNHQCLVLNHMQYWRFSLADNIFEIPITGYRHTNDGEILRQWAVAGAGIVMKSIWEVQTDITTKRLVPLLTEYTIPVGALYVVYPRQQMLPERCRRLIHFIQEQLAEQAKHLYLLT; encoded by the coding sequence ATGCCAAACCACCTACCAGTCAACTTGATGGATATGCTAAACCTGGCAAAAATCATCCAGCAGGATGGCTTTGCAGTAGGCAGTAATCTCTCAGAAAAAAACAGTGCAGTGGTAGAAGCTATCGAACTATTGGAAAAATCGCTTAACCTGCAGTTGCATGAACCAGGCTCTACAACTTTACAATTAACAGCTGTTGGTGAACGAGTATTGGAAAGCAGCCAGCGAATTTTGGCAGAGCTTGAAGGGCTTGAACAGCATTTAGCCCATCAGCCAAACAATTTAATTGGCAATATTAGTGTAAGTGCTCCTGCAGACATTGGCCGCCAATGTATTTGCCTATTATTAGAACAGTTCTCAAACAAACACCCTGAAGTTTCAGTGGAGTTATTGGTCAATGACCCTATTGGAAATATCAACTGGTCAAATGTCGATTTGATTATCTGTATCGGCCCACAAAGTGATAGTCGCTTAAAAGCCTTAAAAGTCGCACCTAATCAACAAATAATTTGTGCAGCACCTGCTTATATTGAAAGCCACGGAAATCCTCAAACACCCTATGATCTACTTAACCATCAGTGTTTAGTGCTTAATCATATGCAATACTGGCGTTTTTCGCTTGCAGATAATATTTTTGAAATTCCCATTACTGGTTATCGCCATACCAATGATGGAGAAATTTTAAGGCAATGGGCAGTCGCTGGCGCAGGCATTGTTATGAAATCTATTTGGGAAGTACAAACAGACATTACCACTAAACGGTTAGTCCCCTTACTCACTGAATACACCATACCTGTAGGTGCGCTTTATGTGGTGTATCCACGTCAACAAATGTTACCTGAGCGATGTCGCCGGTTAATTCACTTTATTCAAGAGCAGCTTGCAGAACAAGCAAAGCATTTGTATTTATTAACTTAA
- a CDS encoding LysE family translocator, producing MVASSEVIAKSIALIGGSYIIYLGISSFVKMKAEVNNQADENSLIEAQPAPLLKLYFQSVMVEFLNPKTILFYLSILPGLLATGNYSLTQAIAISLIVPATALPIDLFAGLSGGYLAKSTADSPRTTSTLHSISAIALILIGFWLIYVNF from the coding sequence ATTGTTGCCAGTAGTGAAGTCATTGCGAAATCTATAGCCTTGATAGGCGGTAGTTATATTATTTATCTTGGTATCTCATCTTTTGTAAAAATGAAAGCAGAAGTCAACAATCAGGCAGATGAAAATAGCTTAATTGAAGCTCAACCTGCTCCTCTTTTAAAACTTTATTTTCAGTCAGTTATGGTCGAGTTTCTGAATCCAAAGACAATTCTATTCTATTTATCGATATTACCGGGGCTGTTAGCAACTGGAAACTATTCCCTAACTCAAGCTATTGCTATATCACTTATCGTACCAGCAACGGCATTACCCATAGACTTGTTTGCCGGCTTATCTGGAGGTTATTTAGCAAAGTCCACAGCGGATTCTCCTCGCACGACATCCACCTTACATTCCATATCAGCCATTGCGTTAATTTTAATTGGATTTTGGCTTATTTACGTAAATTTTTAG
- a CDS encoding 2Fe-2S iron-sulfur cluster-binding protein produces MATIHYGKTSIPIKANKSVLETLLEAGIKVPNSCWAGVCHSCLMKMTNGIPPKSAQAGLSEEQLAKQLFLACQCHPTQDITVALINRQHEQQQTIISNIHSLTPTIKELTLTTLRPVRFQPGQYITLWLGQTLARPYALTNLSEPSQLKFHIQRVVGGEFSRWVHDDAKSGDQLLISDLQGDLKLPETSPQQPILIIAAEAGLGSALFAAKDKLEMDGHRGNIKLIHWVSNTQELYWQEALTELAKHFPQFNYQQVTSQTVANLIEVIEQIPQLNLYNIYLTGLASMIKSARQYFAELSLPDNQIQMMAFISHEPQQP; encoded by the coding sequence ATGGCAACCATTCACTATGGAAAAACCAGTATTCCTATAAAAGCAAACAAAAGTGTGCTTGAAACACTGCTAGAAGCAGGAATAAAAGTGCCTAATTCCTGCTGGGCTGGAGTATGCCACTCTTGCTTAATGAAAATGACTAATGGCATACCACCTAAATCAGCTCAAGCAGGTTTAAGCGAAGAGCAATTAGCCAAACAATTATTCCTAGCCTGCCAATGTCACCCCACGCAGGATATAACAGTTGCTTTAATCAATCGTCAGCACGAACAACAACAAACAATTATTAGTAATATCCATTCGCTTACACCAACCATAAAAGAATTAACCTTAACCACACTTCGTCCGGTTCGCTTTCAACCAGGACAATACATTACTTTATGGTTAGGACAAACGCTTGCACGACCCTATGCTTTAACGAATTTATCCGAACCCTCTCAATTAAAATTCCATATTCAACGAGTAGTTGGGGGAGAATTCAGCCGCTGGGTGCATGATGATGCCAAATCTGGTGATCAATTGCTGATTAGTGACTTGCAAGGTGACCTTAAGTTACCAGAAACCTCTCCCCAACAACCAATATTAATTATTGCAGCAGAAGCTGGTTTAGGTAGCGCCTTATTTGCAGCTAAAGACAAACTTGAGATGGATGGGCACCGTGGCAATATAAAACTCATCCATTGGGTTTCTAATACCCAGGAATTATATTGGCAAGAAGCATTAACAGAACTGGCAAAGCATTTTCCACAGTTTAATTATCAGCAAGTCACATCCCAAACAGTCGCCAATTTAATTGAAGTAATAGAGCAAATACCCCAGTTAAACCTGTACAATATTTATCTGACAGGGCTTGCTAGCATGATCAAATCTGCCAGGCAATATTTTGCCGAGCTTTCTCTGCCAGATAACCAGATTCAAATGATGGCCTTTATTTCCCATGAACCACAACAGCCGTAA
- the preA gene encoding NAD-dependent dihydropyrimidine dehydrogenase subunit PreA — MTDLTSDFIGIKSPNPFWLASAPPTDKAYNVNRAFEAGWGGVVWKTLGEDPPPVNVSSRYSAHHDMYGNLVGINNIELISDRPLAVNLQEIREVKRSWPERAMVVSLMVPCNEGSWRDIVRQVEDTGADAIELNFGCPHGMPERGMGSAVGQVPEYVEIVSRWCKHYSSLPVIVKLTPNITNILQPASAAKKGGADAVSLINTINSITSIDLDTMVGAPSVGGKVTSGGYCGTAVKPIALNMVGQIARNPETHGLPISGIGGITTWRDAAEFMVLGAGTVQVCTAAMIYGFNIIDELTDGLSQWMASKGFKNLNDFIGKAVPNLTDWKYLDLNYKTLARVDPDLCIGCGRCFAACEDTSHQAIKAAEHNQQRVYEVIDENCVGCNLCQITCPVTDCITMEPQPVNQPYLNWTQHPNNPMREVSTEEA, encoded by the coding sequence ATGACTGATTTAACCAGTGATTTTATTGGCATAAAATCCCCCAACCCCTTTTGGCTAGCGTCAGCTCCTCCGACAGATAAAGCGTACAACGTCAACCGTGCTTTTGAGGCGGGTTGGGGTGGCGTTGTTTGGAAAACCCTGGGAGAAGACCCACCCCCAGTGAATGTTTCTTCCCGTTATTCCGCCCACCATGATATGTACGGCAATTTAGTGGGAATTAATAATATTGAGTTAATTTCAGACCGACCATTAGCTGTAAACTTACAAGAAATTCGTGAAGTAAAACGCAGCTGGCCTGAGCGAGCTATGGTGGTTTCGTTAATGGTGCCTTGCAATGAAGGTTCCTGGCGTGACATTGTACGACAAGTGGAAGATACTGGAGCAGATGCCATAGAGTTAAATTTCGGCTGTCCACACGGTATGCCAGAACGAGGAATGGGCTCTGCCGTGGGGCAAGTGCCAGAATATGTAGAAATAGTCTCTCGCTGGTGTAAGCATTACTCAAGCTTACCTGTCATCGTTAAACTCACCCCAAATATCACCAATATTTTGCAACCAGCATCTGCTGCGAAAAAAGGTGGTGCCGATGCGGTTTCGCTAATTAACACGATAAATTCTATTACCTCTATTGACTTAGATACCATGGTAGGGGCTCCTTCTGTCGGAGGAAAAGTAACCAGTGGTGGTTACTGTGGTACTGCAGTTAAGCCTATTGCCTTAAATATGGTAGGGCAAATTGCCCGCAACCCAGAAACTCATGGGCTACCTATTTCTGGAATTGGAGGTATTACCACCTGGCGAGATGCTGCTGAGTTTATGGTATTAGGGGCTGGCACTGTACAAGTTTGTACAGCAGCCATGATTTATGGGTTTAATATTATTGATGAATTAACTGATGGTTTAAGTCAGTGGATGGCGAGTAAAGGCTTTAAAAACCTGAATGACTTTATCGGCAAAGCCGTTCCTAATTTAACGGATTGGAAGTATTTAGATTTAAATTATAAAACCCTAGCCAGAGTTGACCCGGATTTATGTATAGGCTGTGGCCGCTGTTTTGCTGCTTGTGAAGATACTTCTCACCAAGCGATTAAAGCAGCCGAACATAACCAGCAACGGGTTTATGAGGTGATTGATGAAAACTGTGTGGGCTGTAATTTATGTCAAATTACTTGTCCGGTAACTGACTGTATTACCATGGAACCTCAGCCCGTTAATCAACCCTATTTAAATTGGACCCAACATCCCAATAATCCAATGCGGGAAGTAAGCACAGAGGAAGCTTAA